The Vicugna pacos chromosome 5, VicPac4, whole genome shotgun sequence genome includes the window tttttttatgcTGTGTAATAATTTGCTTTTGAAAAGTTACCCTCTGTGCACAGGTAAGCTGTCAGTTTATGGGAGAAAGTGCTTTTATGCTTTGTCTTGCTTATATTCAGAGCCAGCACTGGTTCTCCTTTAATTTCGATTTTTCGAAATTCCAAGTTGCATGTGTTAAGCAGTGTTGATCATTTGCCACATGCATACTTTGGTAGGTGGTGGTTGGTGATGAATAGACATCTGTACCTTCTACAGAAAACCATGGGTTGAGGCAAGGCTGCAGACTGGCCTGGGTACTTGTTGGGAAGGATGAGTCCAagacttctgtttcttttgttttaatcattAGCCCAAACAGCTAAGCCCATATTGAAGTCTGGATTTTGGCTGCTGTTCCTAAAGTTGGCTCATTGATACGTGTTTTTTTTCAAGATAGTATATACAGAAATCAATATTATATGCAAATTATGTTATTTCTAAGATActatatagtatacaaaatgtaTAAAGATGTAAGATGCCATATATtatggaaaatatataaagatatattatGGAACATGTCATTTTATCCTTAATTTTCTCTATGTAATGCCATTATTATATTCATAGATTTGTACTTTTtagaaagaatttgataaaacTAGCGATACAGTattgaaatttgaaaatttaattaATAGGCAGATTAcatagaattaaatgaaaatgtacaAAGGATGCATCAACCAGTAGGGATAAATTAAAGTTGAGCAAATTTTAATTATTGATTTGGATGTAGAGTTTTAATTAGAATATAAATTTGTATCATAGCTCTGTTAATTATAAATTTCACCTTGATGTCCTACAGTGGGAAGATGGTAACTATACTGATTTAGTGTATGATGAAGCAAGTGGTTCCCCAGAAACTTGCATTTTATAATTGAATGTGCACTTTCCTTCACCTTGGCTGGAAGCCAGAATCTTCATAAGCTCACAGTGTTTTAGTTGGAGTTCAGTAATTTAAATTCTGAGTTGTACTGatacttaaaaatgagagaagtagctaattattttaatgttctcCACTCCCCCCCCCATTTTAGTGCCATTCTCTCTTCATACTTTCTAAATGAAAGGCTTAATCTTCATGGAAAAATTGGGTGTTTGCTAAGTATCCTGGGATCTACAGTTATGGTTATTCATGCTCCAAAAGAAGAGGAGATTGAGACTTTAAATGAAATGTCTCACAAGCTAGGGGATCCAGGTAAGACAAAAGAAGAGTTTTATTTGTCTTACTGCATTCTGCTTTTCAACTTAGCTTTTATTGCAATCAAAATTTTACGTGCATGTGAAGAGGCCAGTTGTTCTACGAGGCTTATTAGGAAAATTGTGGTCCTTTTCCTCCCCCACCCGCCCCCTAAGCCcttgtttcttttgttctttaaCTTGGTGTCTCTAAATAACATGCTTATATTCTTGCCACTTGCTTGCCTTTGGGCATTATTGTGTCCGTTACCAATTGCATATCTCTTTAGTTCTGTTTAAATGACTTGTTTTATTTATCATCACTACTCAACTTTTATTCTCAGCATGGACGTATAATGCGTATGatcacttttcctttcttgtttgaCCTGTGATTTTCCTGAACTAATACTGATCTTGTTTGCTTAGTTTTCTTTGAATTTCTGTCCATCCTGAAACTCCTCCCCAGTGGCCTAATTCTGCTCTTCTCAGTAATTTCAGATGCATTCGGTATTCTCGCCTTGTCACCTCTGCATGGCACTCTCTCCCAGAGCCTTGTTTGGCCTCAGTTTTGACAGATGTCTTGAGGCCACCAGCACAGCTGGCATCGTGGGTTTTCCCTCATCAGTGTCCTGGGGGACCCTTCGCACTTGTGTTCCTTCTTGGATCCCGTTTCCTGAGTCCTGAGTTTGCACCTTCGTTTTGGTGGAGCTGCTCTGGTAGGAGACAGGAGAGGTGCAGGAGAGATCAGACTTTGTGACCTTACATGGATCATAATGTCTTTAGTCTACCATGGTGACCTCATTACCTCCTCACTTCCAGTGGTGCTGCTGAGAAATCACACacagttgattctttttttctttttcccttgattCTTTATCTTTTATATGAGACTGATCTTTTGTCTTTGGAAATCTGTAGGATGTCCTTTCTGCCCTCATGGTCTGCCATTTCCCAGTAATGTGCCTAGATGTGGTCCGTTTTTATCCATTGTGTTAGGTGCGTGATGTATCTTTTTAATTGGAGAATCATGCCTTACTCTGGGGAATTGAATTCCTCCTTTTATAgtcttttctctgctttctgtttGTGAAATTCTTCATGTTCTTCCTGCTGATTGGACCTCCTAAACTAGGCCATCAATTTTCTTACATAGTTTTTTATCACATATTTCTCATATTTTTACCATTTTGGCTTTTTACTCTGTCTTCTGGGAGATTTCCTCAGCCCTTCTTTTGAGTTTTTTGTTCTgctgttgtatttttaatttccaagagcttgcttttcttctttgattttttttttaattgtggcaatAACCCCACATGACATAATTCACACACTGACCAGCTTCCAGACGTATAGCGCAGCCCCGACAGCCACGCACGCATGGTGGGGTGCGGCAGCTCCCTGCCGTCCTAGGTGCTTTGGAGTCTTTGTATGCAGACTTCAGTATCAGGACTGTTCGTGGGCCTGTTCCTGTGATCTGTCTTTCCTTTGGTTTTCAGTCATGTAGTTTTTGTCTTTAGATTGAACGCTGGATATAGTATATTAAAAAGTGTGAAGACTCTAAAGTGATGTTTTCTTCCTTCAGAGAGAACTTAAATTTCTTCAGGTGGGCAGATAAGAGCACAGCAGATCGCCTGCAGCCTGAAGTATTGTTTCAAGCTTTACTGGGGCTGGTTCTTTCCATTCTGCCTTTATCTTTGGCTGTAGCCCTCTGGTTCCCAGTGGTTAGGCTGGGATGTTCACTTGGATTCTCCACCTTGGTGAGCTGTGGATGCCAGTGTCTGTCTCGGCAGCCGAGACTTCAGGCCTCTCTGCTCAGCCCTTTGGCCTTGCCAGGCTGTCCGCTTGGCTCCTCTGACCTCGGTGTGTGTGGCTCTGTGCCCACAGGCTCCCTAAGGGGAATTGCTCACGGAAATGTGTGCTCACTTCTCTTCAGTTCCCTCCTTCCTGGAATCTTGGCCCTTGTGTCCCAGCTTAAGCTTAGGCAGCCCAAAATTCCACCTTTTCTTTTAACCTTATCTACTGAAACTCCCACAAGCCCCAGGTTACCACTGTCTGCTGGCCTTTGCGCCACCCTCACTCCTGCTCTGGACTCTGCTGCTGCCCTGAGTGGACTTCCTTTCTCCCCAGATTGTGGCCCCTCCAGTTCTGACTGCTTTGATTGCTCTCATATTTCATCATTGTCTCTCCGAGGATATTAATGgtagttttaattgttttctcttgaggggctgggggtggtaaTTTACCTATTTTAAAGTTTCCCTCTGTCTATATGGAGCCAACAACGGCTTtgtttttctggttgttttggCCTCTCCTGGTGATCCTTGACTGCCTTCTGAGTTGGGCTGGCCAGATCCCCAGCAAAGTGTGGCTGCCAGCATCCGATGATTCAAGTGGGGAGGAGGTTACCATCTTAGACATGCGTTACTCCAGCCCCCATTCTGGTGAAGCAGCACACACTCAGCTGGCCTAGGGTCTCCTGCTCACGGTGGCCTGAGGAGCAGTCACTCAGGTGTTCAGAACCAGGCAGGGACCTGGGGTCTCATTGCTTCCTGAATGGACTTGCAGCCGGGCCTCCTGTTTTCAGTCTCCCCGTCACCCCACTTCCAGAGGTAGTTTGCATCTTTAGAGCATGCTTTGTTGCAGACTGAGTCACTGTCCGATCTTCAGTCACTGCTGATACTGGCTGCAGCTTTCTTACATCTGCTCGTATCAGTTATTTCGTAATGTTGCTGTCACCTATTCTTGTGTTTGTGTTTGCTTCCTTAAAAGTCCTAGTAACTGTTCATTTTAATAGCAGAATTTGAGGAGCGGAAAGATTGActgctgtgtctcagtttccttgtcttaaGGTGGAGATGACAGTGTCTGTGTTATAGGGTAattgtgaggatttaatgagtTACTCAGTGCAACTTGCTGAGAAGAGCGCCTAGCCCGCAGTGCTGCCCCATCGGAAGCTCTTACCGTGCCGAGTTCGGGTCTCTGTATCCAGCCGGAACCCTGCCAGTGATTTTCAAATTCTCGTATTGATTTGTTCTTTACCCTAGTGGTCGTCCCCAAAGATTTTAAACATTTACTCCTTTTTAGACAAATGTTCTTTAGCATCTGTAAACTGTTGAGCATCTCAGGGTCATCTCATGACTTCTCTCCACTGGTTTTTCTTAATTGTTCTGATTGCATCTGTCCTTAGAGTTAGAGCACCAGTGGGTGGGGAGTAGCACGGTGTTCTGGAATAGACAGCGGTCGGGCAGCCTTATTCCATTTTCTTTGATACACGTTTGACCCTTTAACAACAGGGGGTAGGGACGCCTGAGAAAACCCACTTTCTAGTCCATCCTCTGTACCTGAGGTTCCGTGTCCGCAGGTTCAGCCCCCCGGATTGTGTACTGCTGTCAAAGTTCGTGTTAAGCTTCCATCGTGCATCTAGCTAAATATTCACGCGTGTACTGCCCCAGCAGAAGCAGGCTGTTTTGTTTTAGGGCCACGCCGTTTCTCCTTCCTCTTGAGTTAATATCTTgttttggattctgttttctttcagtcCGTAAAACATTTGACTGAATAGAATTTTTCCTTGCCTCCTGCAGGTTTTGTGGCCTTTGCAACACTTGTGGTCATTGTGTCCTTGATACTAATCTTTGTGGTGGGACCTCGCCATGGACAGACAAACATTCTTGTGTACATCACAATCTGCTCTGTGATTGGAGCATTTTCAGTCTCCTGTGTTAAGGGCCTGGGCATTGCTATCAAAGAGCTGTTTGCTGGAAAGCCTGTGCTGCGACACCCCCTGGCCTGGATTCTGCTGCTGAGCCTTATAGTCTGTGTGAGCACACAGATTAATTACCTGAACAGGGCCCTGGACATATTCAACACTTCCATTGTGACTCCAATATATTACGTATTCTTTACGACGTCAGTTTTAACTTGTTCAGCTATCCTTTTCAAGGAGTGGCAAGATATGCCTGTTGATGATGTCATTGGTACTCTGAGTGGCTTCTTTACAATCATTGTGGGAATATTTCTGTTGCATGCCTTTAAAGACGTCAGCTTTAGTCTAGCAAGTCTGCCTGTGTCTTTTCGGAAAGATGACAAAGCGATGAATGGCAGTCTCACTAACATGTATGAAGTTCTTAATAATAATGAGGAGAGCTTAACCTGTGGAATCGAACAACACACTGGTGAAAACATCTCCCGAAGAAATGGAAGTCTGACAGCTTTTTAGTAAGAAAGATGTAATTAAAAGGTTAATCTGTAACCGTGTTATAAAGTGGATTTGAATATCAGAATGTGTCTGAAAAAGCATTGTTCTCAAATAATGTTCTCTAGAGACAATCTTTTTTAAGGTTTCACTAAATTGGACCAAGAAATtacttttcttatatttaaatgaTGGTAGCTCACTAAAATGACCTCAGTACATGGCCAATTTCTATTAACATTGTATTATTGTAGaggtattttaaattttccttcaccAAAATCTAAATGCACTAATGACAGTTTTAAGTctataaaaatgctttattttttcattggtgATGAAAGTCTGAAATGTACATTTGTCATCCCCACTCCATCAATCTCTGACCATTTTTAagctttttgatttaaaaaagaacaaaattaactCAATACATTATCCTGTAGTTTACTTTACCTTTAAAACTGGCACCTGTTTgatgattttaattttgaaatgttaaTTTAAGAGACTCCAAAGTTATTAAATGAAGGaaattcatttataaaacaaaaaaggtaGGCGATCACCCGATGGAAATATTTCTCAGGCTGTGACTTGACATCGTGCACATTTGATGATCTTGCTTGATGGCACCTTGTTAAATGGCACCTTGTTAAACCTGTTTTTTTCTGTTGGGCTGCAGCctggctggtttttttttttttttttcagttactctAATTCCTTGCTACCTGGAACCGTGATTACCATGTTACATCAGCTCTTGTACTTCTCAGTATATTTTCATAATGAGTTATATTGTCATTTAGCTCTTCTAACAACTCTGGGAAATAAAGTCAGAAGACTAGGGTAATTTCTTAAATCTAGCTCAtgttataataaaaacaaattgaaacaaaGTTCTTTTCTAAGTCTGAATGCTTAGAACAAACAGGGCGTTTATAAAATAGTCTTTTTGTATCACATATTTTACTTTGCTTAAGAGTTTGTTCGGACCACTatgtatttcagttttttaaaaacatccatgggaaaaaaatgtttacagaaaatttcaaatatatgcaaaaaaagGTAGACTAGTATAATGAACTCCATCCAGCTTCAAAACCTATCAAACATCACAGATAGGGATTTATTGGCCTTAAAAAATATTGACAGCTAATTCCCACTGGGGTAGGAAGAACTTGTTTCCATTCTGCTGCCCCTGCCCAGGGTCCCCCAGCTCAGCCCACCGTGTAACCAGCCGGCACTGAGCCTCACTGTCCATGGCTTTGTCAGGGCAGAGGTGACATCCAGGTTTCACGAAGTAAATTCCATTTTCCCGACATTTTATTATTGACCCTCTAAGGAGCCTTTGTAGACTTTATTTTAACTGCCTCTCCATGTAATTTTACCACCACAGATACACTCTGTTTACGTACTGTAtctatatctgttttgtatacaaCAGAGAACCAATTTTCACCCCTTTGGGTGTGATACTGCCCTCGTTGAGAATGCCGAGGTTGTTAATAATAAATTCTTTAACATCGTACAGCACTTGAAATTTTTATTTGGTTTATAATTAAGTCTTATAAAACTCAGTAATGTGAATTAGTTAAATTCAGTCATTATACTTAATCTTTCATCATATTCTATATGTTCCATTATAGGGAGAGCACAGATGCTATCAATCTGTAGCAGAAGACTGGCCCCGGGGTTATGATTTCCCATTACCAAAAGCAGCATCTTTCAGTAACTTTATGTAAAGAAGTTCTGTTGCATGTAACTCAAGGCTGAACAGTAACAAGAGTAGTTCACGGACTTATTTTTTGGTAGCGTGTACTATGCCCCTGGATTCTGGAAGTAACATTTCCAAAGCCATATGAAAGTTATCATCATGAGCTTGTCTCTTCTCACAAGGCTGCAGGTGACCTGGCTTCCTGGCCTGGCCTGTGCACTCGAGTCAGCAGAGAAAGTACCTTGCCCACACGGGGTCCCAGTGACAAATGGACATAAACaggttttatcagttttatttctgtAACCTTTAAATCATACCTCACAAATTAGATTTTGTCACAACTGGATTTAGTAGAAGCAGAGAAATCAAGTTCTGAAACTGACACAAAGGGAACAAAATGACTTAGAAAAGGTTTTCAGAAAAATCCATAAACAAAAGCTAATTAATTACTGTTTAATTCTAAAGGGTAACGGGTTTTATCACAATTAGCTGGCATTAAGTTTCTCGCTTAAGTCCACAAATCTTTCCCTGTTACAGATCCTTTGCTCAAGGGTCAGTGGATGAACTGAGCAGCACTTCATGACCCAGCTAGCTGTTGGAACATTccacagaaaaatggaaaataattgtgTAAGAACATGATGGTAACAATCAGCAGCCAATATTCTCCGACTTCCCAATTTCCAAAAGCATATACAATTAGTCTAGAAAAATAagtcaattttataaaattaagctTTTTAGATTGAAAAGCACCCCTTTCATAGGCACAGAGATACTGAAAAATAGTCCCTACAAATCTCACTAAATAGTTTACGGAAAGAAAAACATGCCGTTAGCGTTATTAAATGTAGTCAGTGCTGGGACTCAGAAACAGGGGACACCCGCCCTCAGCTGCTGGCCAGGGACTGGTGGATGGGTGGCTGGAAGCAGCGAACGTGCTCCACCGGCGTGTTCTCGCCGTCGCCCGACTTCAAGTACTTGTCCAAGATGGTGATTATCTCGTCATTGAGAATCTGGAACTTGCGAATTCTCTCCACCATCTTCTTCAGAGGCTACAACAGTTAAAATTAGGGTGTTTTACTAATAAAGTTGTCCGTTTATTTGTCATGTTGCAAAATGTCAGCATTTTCACATCTTCTCGGAAAAATTACACACATACCGTCTCCGTAATGTAACTACTGGAATgataaatatattttgcatttaaacaATTATCTGTTGGTTTCATGCTAATGGTAGATTCATCTGTACAACTTGCAgatctattcattcaacaaacatattAAGAATCTACAGTGTCCTAAAAGCTAGTAATGGAAAGACGAAAATAACATGATCAGTGGAGAAAGACCAGAGAACTAATACAAGTTTTAATGATTTCCAGCCATTGTGGACAGGATGCTTTATAGACCCTTCTGCTATGACAGAACACACGCACACAAgtacaaaaacagaacaaacttCAAAAAGCACTTCTGGTTCTGCCTATGGAGGAACTAAAGCAAAAGCCAGGACCTCCTCAGGCACGGATGCTGCCAGAGGCAGCGGGGTGAAGAGACGGCCTGGGCTGGAAGCAAGGTGGACTGCACCTGGAGGCTCCCCATGAAGCCAGGACCTCTCAGGCTAACGTGGCCCCAAGCTGGTAATGGCTCTGGGAGATGAGCAGTGAATGCAAATCTTGGGAGAAAAGCAACCCAAACGAAGTTCAGTCAAACAAGAGTGGCAAATAAAAAACCAACACAGGATGAAGCATTTCAGAGTTTTAGATTTCTCCTTGAGGCCTCATAtactagaattttaaaatacagaatataagaCACATGAAAtgtgtaaagaaataaaaaaggaaaaattccaTGAAGATGGTAAAATTGTCAAGTACTACCAAGATTtgaaaaaccaaatcaaaattttaaatacaaactAATGATTTTCAAAAGTAGACATGTAGCATGCCAGACTGAGCTGATGCTAATTAGTTAAATGAAGAAAGTACTCTGGGTGCAGCCCAGAGAGCCAAGGAGATGGGGCGGTGAGAGGCTGAGTCATAAAGAAGTCTACACCCCAATCCCTGGGACCTGTGAACATACTAGCTTCCCATGGCGAAGGGGACTCTGCAAATGTAGTCAAGCTTACAGACATCAAAACAGGGAAAGTAGCCACGTGGACCCAATCAAATCATGTGCAGAGGACTTCCTCTAGCTGGAGGCAGGAGATACATGGCAGAAAGTTAACTGGAAGATTAAAAGAGTGCAAGGGACACGTTGAACATGTTGGCTGGAGGGAGCCACGTGGAAAACATGAGAAGGGATGTGGACTAATTAGCCAGCAAGGATACGGGACCTCAGTCGTCCAACTGCAAGGAACTGAATGGACCCAACCACCTGAGTGAGTCTGCAGCGGATCCATGCCCAGAGGccccagaaggaacacagccctagGACACTGAAAGTGCACAGAGGACCCAGCTGAGCTGAGCCGTACCGGACTTCTGACCTAGAAAACTAGCATAAGTAGAGAGCAGCTAAGAAGGTCTAACACATGTCTAACCAGAGTCCCAAatggaagaaaaactaaaatatttgCAACGGCAAATGGCAGAGTATTTTCTGGAATTCAATGACAAAGAGTCCAtaaaatgataaacacaaaaaaatctctaaaaataGCCCCAAACACACTTTAACTACAACAAAGGGAGCCAGAAGACTGGAAGACTATGCCAATGATctgaaaatgcagattttatAAGACAATATAGGAGGTAGATCTACAAACCCTGAAATCAAAAGGCAAATGGAACCATCAGTATTTACCTGCCAGACTCCTTTACTTACCAATTACATTTAGATTCCCTTTGGAAGCGAAAGGAAATCTCCAGTTGGTGGCACCTTATGTGCTGGGATGAAAAACATCCCCAGGAAAACAGCTTTTCATAAACAGAAAGTATCCTTTTTTTGTGAAATATCCACATACCACGTTTTTGATAATTTCATCTTTGCCGTCGTGTTTCTGGACTTTGAGGAGATGGTAGCAGAAATCCAGCACGGCGAAGCGCCGCTGCTGCCCGAGCAGCACGATGATCATGCAGCCGGCCCAGTGGAGCCCGTCGCCGAAACACTGCCTGGAGACGaaaagtggggagggggtggcgctCAGACACCAGTGGCCACACCACCCgcggggtggggctgggcagggaacATGGAGCACACATGTGCCCCTGCTTTGGTGAACACCTCTTTTGGGTTCCGCTGGCAAACTGTTTCCTAACCTTTTTTAGCTCATGGCCCCTCCATGAAAAATGAGTTCAAGAAGCTGTGGCCCTCCTACCTAGGAAAATGCATGCCTGCCTTGTGTAAGTGCCCATGGGTTCAGAGAATTCCAGAAGGCCAGCCCTGAGCCCTCCCTGTCACATAAGGGGCATTACAGCCGCCCAGTGATGCTGGGGTCCGTTTCCAGGCGCAGGGGGTCTTCTGTGTTGGCCCAGAACCAGCTTCTGCTCCCACCTCCCCCCTCCACTGAGCACGTGCTTACTCGACGGTGAACTCGTGGGTCCCCACGGGAATGCAGTAGACAAACTGCATGGCACTCCACAGTCTGTGGAACTCAACGCAGTCATCCACGTGCATGACCCCGTTGCTGGGCAGCGGCCCACGCCAGATGGGGTCGTCCAGAAAGGTCCGGATCCGAGTCAGGATGACTTCGAACATGGACAGGCCGCAGCAGAGACGCTCCTTTGTCAGCAAGTCCCCCTCTCTCGCTATTGCAATTTGCTGTGGAAAGGACGAAATGTCACGGGCAGGGCAGAAGGCTGGAGTCCTGAAGCCCAACTGCTCCACTTTTCTTTCTGACTAGAAAACCATCCCAGCTGGCAGAAGAGGGTTTTGAGAAACGGGCATCAGTAAAATAAATGCGTCAGTTATTATTACCTATGTCTTAGCAGCCCAGATACATTTCGGGGTCAAGAACTGTCAAGCACAGCTGTTGTTAATGGGGAGTGATTTGCATCCAGAGGACATCCGACAATGCGTGGAGACATTATTGGTTGTCACAGGTCAGGGTGAGTCTAGTGGCATCTActgagtagaggccagggatccCACTAAACGTCCCAGCTCATAggaccctccccccaacaaagGAGCATCTCGTCCGAAACGGCAACAGTGCGGAGGCTAAGACCCTGATGTAGCTCAGGCTGATACGGAATCAGGGACCTCCTCCCGGACGTCCTGCCTCCTGTCCCAGAAACTCCCACTGTCTCCTGTTCTTAGAAACTGATGAGGAAGCCTTCTTGTGAAGGGATGGACAAAACAGTGACGTTTACAGTGTGTGTCTCACCTGCCAGGTGGCGGGCTCAGCCCCTTCCACAGGTTAGCTCACTAAGCCTTCACAGCCACCCTGAGACAAGGTCCTGTTACGAACCCCACTGGAGACACGGGGGCCTGAGCGGATGAGCGGGGCCGTCCCACCTCATGACACCTCGGGTCTGGGTCTCCCCCAGAGCCTGTGCCAAAAGCCCGACGTGGAGGCCCAGCTCACGGGAGAGGCATGTTACCTGAGGGGTTCCCAGTCTTTCAATCAGAGGGACCAGATGCAGTGGGGCGTACTTGGATTCTAGCCTTTTCATTTTGGCATcaagtctctctccctct containing:
- the NIPA2 gene encoding magnesium transporter NIPA2 is translated as MSQGRGKYDFYIGLGLAMSSSIFIGGSFILKKKGLLRLARKGSMRAGQGGHAYLKEWLWWAGLLSMGAGEVANFAAYAFAPATLVTPLGALSVLVSAILSSYFLNERLNLHGKIGCLLSILGSTVMVIHAPKEEEIETLNEMSHKLGDPGFVAFATLVVIVSLILIFVVGPRHGQTNILVYITICSVIGAFSVSCVKGLGIAIKELFAGKPVLRHPLAWILLLSLIVCVSTQINYLNRALDIFNTSIVTPIYYVFFTTSVLTCSAILFKEWQDMPVDDVIGTLSGFFTIIVGIFLLHAFKDVSFSLASLPVSFRKDDKAMNGSLTNMYEVLNNNEESLTCGIEQHTGENISRRNGSLTAF